A genomic segment from Pseudomonas sp. S09G 359 encodes:
- a CDS encoding DMT family transporter: MTAPAATQTTPALFSRHIAVLILLCMGCAFAGNHIAARVAFDDGAGVLLAILMRSGGTLLVLTVLVLWQRQRLRLPPGAWRWQLLLGLLIATQSLCLYSAVARVPVALALLVANVFPILLALLTWALGGPRPTARTALLMGLILVGLVFVLDVPGRLASNSSIGPQWLLGVTLAFCAAFVFACALWITDHKLSQVRGSVRSLLTIFIVFSSVNLAGLSGALTDGLNLPATTTGWLALATLVVLYGTGFIVLFISAPRLDMPRNAPVMNIEPLVTLLLGWIVLDQLLSAGQIVGGVIVVTGIVLLTYRKSARAQ, encoded by the coding sequence ATGACTGCCCCTGCCGCCACTCAAACCACCCCCGCCCTGTTCTCTCGCCACATCGCCGTGTTGATTCTGCTGTGCATGGGCTGCGCCTTCGCAGGCAACCACATCGCCGCTCGCGTCGCCTTCGATGATGGCGCCGGTGTGCTACTGGCTATCCTGATGCGCTCAGGTGGCACCTTGTTGGTACTCACCGTTTTGGTGCTATGGCAACGCCAACGTCTGCGCCTGCCGCCCGGTGCCTGGCGCTGGCAACTGTTGCTGGGCCTGCTCATCGCCACCCAAAGCCTGTGCCTCTACTCCGCCGTCGCCCGCGTTCCGGTCGCGCTGGCACTGTTGGTGGCCAACGTGTTCCCGATCTTGCTGGCACTGCTCACCTGGGCCTTGGGCGGCCCGCGTCCCACGGCGCGCACCGCCCTGTTGATGGGCCTGATTCTGGTCGGCCTGGTGTTTGTGCTGGACGTACCCGGCCGCCTGGCCAGCAACAGCAGCATCGGCCCGCAATGGCTGCTCGGCGTCACCCTCGCCTTCTGCGCCGCCTTTGTATTCGCCTGCGCGCTGTGGATCACCGACCATAAGTTGTCGCAGGTGCGCGGGTCCGTGCGCAGCCTGCTGACCATCTTCATCGTGTTCAGCAGCGTCAACCTCGCCGGCTTGAGCGGCGCCCTTACCGATGGCCTGAACCTGCCGGCAACCACGACCGGCTGGCTGGCACTCGCCACGCTGGTCGTGCTCTACGGCACCGGTTTTATCGTGCTGTTCATTTCGGCACCGCGCCTGGATATGCCGCGAAATGCGCCGGTGATGAACATTGAGCCACTGGTGACCTTGCTGCTGGGCTGGATCGTGCTCGATCAACTCCTCAGCGCCGGGCAGATAGTGGGCGGCGTCATCGTGGTGACGGGAATTGTGCTGCTGACTTATCGCAAGTCTGCTCGAGCGCAATAA